The nucleotide sequence TGGTGTGTGCCATCATCTGGGGGGCGTCCTACCCAATATCGGCAATACTTGCCGGGAAAATAGATCCTATCGTCTTCTCTATTGCTCGCTATGGATTAGCAGCAGCTGGACTAGCCATTATATTTCTATTACAGAAGAAAAAATCTTGGTTACAGATAAGAGATATTCCCAGTATGGCAATAGCTGGCATCTTGGGTCAGGCAGTACTCTTTTACACAACATTACTCGCCCTTGAATATATTTCTGCCGCCGAAGTTGGGGTGATCAACGGCATGATCTCCATCTTGACCGTGTTAATCTGTATTCCCATTTATCGCACCATGCCTACCGTGACCCAGATCATCGCCGTAATCATCTCTTTTTTTGGTGCTTTTTGTATTGCCTTCGACCCAAGCAATAAATTTACCGGCATAAATCTTGGACATCTATACGCAATCTTAGGCGTATTAAGTATTATCGCATCTGGCTTTATCAATAAAAAGTTTGCCGAACGCTACGATGGCATTTCGAGTATGTTCTATCAATTTATGTTTGCCACCGC is from Shewanella sp. MTB7 and encodes:
- a CDS encoding DMT family transporter, whose product is MIKSETTGLLLSMVCAIIWGASYPISAILAGKIDPIVFSIARYGLAAAGLAIIFLLQKKKSWLQIRDIPSMAIAGILGQAVLFYTTLLALEYISAAEVGVINGMISILTVLICIPIYRTMPTVTQIIAVIISFFGAFCIAFDPSNKFTGINLGHLYAILGVLSIIASGFINKKFAERYDGISSMFYQFMFATAALVIVMVVQGRDITQMSIIFDNGYYLSSVLILGFVCSAIAYVIYFQALKLTGVQRANMAQNVLPLSAFTLAIFMVDEQITTQKVIGIALVVSSLFLFDMKWDTIKVRLTKLSIR